The segment AgtcaatttcaaaataaaacaggaacagGACAAGTACTAAAGTTCTAAAGATATTAGGTCtatagtaataaaaaaaaacatggagagACGGGAGAGGTTTAATAATCagagattttttccccctggaTTAGTGGTAAATTTACTGGgaaaaataatcacaaatctacaagtaaaacatttaaatattttctaaaattaTAGTCATACATTTATTAGAGGACTCTCTGACAATAGTGATTTTTGTCAAAGAACCACATCGCTAGGCCATGTAGGCCTATTGTGTATGCAGTGGAAAATTGCATTAAACTTCTGAATCAGATGTAGCAATGAAAAATAACTGTGATTTCAGCCCACATCACCACATTATCAGCCGCATTGGGACTTGCCATGCCATGATCtggattttttgtgactttaatttcagggtATTTCTGAGTTTGTTCTTTCTCGGATTATTAACCCCCACCCTGGCTCTGCCTATTTTGGACACACAAAATTTTCAATCTAAATATTTGTAAACATTTAGgataattaaataatacaaatggGTTACATGTTAGAAATTGGCCCGTTAATGAATTAGGATCTCCTCCCTAAATcccagaggctgcagcctgttTGAATGTAATGCTATTGTGTTAAGAATAACTTCCTTTCAGCTGCAACCccagtggaacaagtcaggaaatattttatcaagtggtaTGAAGTGAACAGTtctcattaacactgagtacagatgtggtgtgtagtccatgTATATGGATAACCTCAAGTTAACCACAGACATAACCTGCTCGGAACAGTTTAGAGttgcagcgtaaattgccatgtcAGCATACCTGGGGTAAATCTATCCACCTTAAGTAGTGTGGGTTAatcaggaagttacacccgacgttacatagttactcctgaagttactgGATAAGCTGAgatgaaatacaaaacaatcagctaaaagaggctaaaacacTCCATAATGTAGAGCTGGTGATcattctctgtgggtttttaACTATGACCCAAACTTCACACATCAACAATGTATCACATgatgtttataaaaatatttattagtgcctttataaaatataaaattgaatCTCTGTGTGAGTCTGTAAAGGTATTTGGTTCTAACTGCTCATTTGTATGTTTCCATCAATCTGTGTGGGTGAACTCAGTGTCAACAACCCGTATGCAAAACCAGCCAGTCCAAACCCTAACATAGTCAAATGACCCTTACAACATGGAGCAAATATTTTTTAGTAGTCCAAAAACCTGAAGAATTATTTACTTTGCCTGCAATGGAAGCAAAAGTACATGTGCACATTGTCattaacaaacacatacagtacacacacagacatacacatcTGTGCACTATATTTAGTGGTACAAACATGTCAtggtgtcttgtgttgttgcagggAAATATCTATTCTCATCACCACCACTGTGTCTGTTCAAAGATGGTCAGCTGGATGACCTTCCCAGCCCATGCTGTGGGCTGGTGTTCACAGACAGCATGCCTGGAACTATAAGGAATGGATAATTCAAATCCTGTGGTCATGCTCCTGCACATAGGCAAACATGCACAGGATATTTACAGATATTTTGAGTGGCTGTTTcctttatacttttatatacttgagtataatttttttttcttctctgtgtccTGTAAGCTTGGCACTCAGGTTCATGAAGCTTTGTTGTGATATGGGTGAGTGTCAGCTCCTCTGCAAGCCTCTGTGACCCACAGTTCCCCTTAACCCACTTCTGATTGTCCACACTGATGGAGAGGTTAACTTGTATTTTTGTAGAAGCATAATTTCAGTCTTAAGACGAACTCATCAGAAGCATCCAGTAGGGTTGTCAGAAAATCTGGTGAGAATTTTCTAGTAACAGGTCACCACTTTACCAGAAACCATTCAACAGCTTAAGATCTCTGCTGTTACGCACTAAAGACAGGGCCATTCAGTGCCAATGCAGGCACTactgataaagcttatagttagggctggctcacaTGAGTCTTGAACCATcgcttagttatgctgctataggcctggACTGccaggggacttcccatgatgcactgagctcctctctactcctctctctctccatctgtattattgttgttattgttagtatcattaacattactattgttgaagaattattgtgagccaggttcaggtgtggagaagtttcggagactgatgaagacttaacataatatggtttattgagcccggccgaggagacaCTGTGCCAGCAAACAACATGTGGACAAAACGTTGAATGCCAAAACCAAATCTGCAGGAGAATATCTTTTGGTcccattatttttctttactcCCTAGTTCCTGTAGGTTCCCTATTAGGTCATTTTTAGCTGGCCTAAacctaaaacaacaaatatatcaGATGTTTGGATTCCACATCATAttagaatctattactttccaCGAGTTGTACTCAAATCTGTGGAGCCAGcaagttcttgtaaacattctcgTAAGGCTGAACCTTTTGCGCTCTCTCACCCTCAACCACAaatggtcgaggcagatggccgcccacgcTGAGTCATGGTTCTATCCAAAACCCTACCATGTGCATATTGCAGAAAGTGAGACTTGGCACTGGGCTTGTCATAATCCAGGTTTATGGGGATTGGTAAATACATTCTTGTTGTTGCAACAGGGTTGGGGGAACACCACATGAATGAAACAGCAAGagactaaatgaacatcaggaACAACATCAGCGACGTCTGACGTCTGTCAACACCACTCACAGCATCCCCTGATGAGAGCTCAGTGGTCATCAAGCAGGAGTCAGTGGACGGAGATCATTCACGTCTGACGCCAGTCCGTCTttgaacagagacagagattaCCATTCACAACCGCCTCTTCTCACATGACCGAAAGGTCACGATTAGGTCCTCTgatgatggagcagtggataagagacatacctttggtgtaagagacctgggttcaattctccactgtgacacatccaccaatgtggccccaagacacttaacccctagttgctccagaggagtggataaaagcgtcagctaagtgAATAAACCTATAAACCTATGCCAGCTCTATTTGCTGAATGAAGATCACGAGATGCAGATGAAAGCTCTGACTCATTAGTAAGTGGACTTAAGCTTAGACATCAGATTGGCTTTCGCAAATCTTTCTGCTACACTGAGGTGACCTACATCCAACATGttgctatattttaatgttgatgatTCATCCTGCAGCGACACACCACTGAGTGTGTCCTAGACATCAGAGTATAAAGGCTTCCCGTTACGGTCCTCCCAGGTAACACACATCCTGGGTCTGTGGGCTATCCTGGTGACGTCCAGTTCAGGTTTACTGTAGTACCATTTGTTTAGCAGCTGGTCCACCTGCTCCTGCTTTGAAATCCCATGaagtctctcttcctcttcatcctcccaCTCCGATCGGGAGTTCGTGATGAAGGACGGGTGGGGAAGACAGAGTACAGCATCCTCCCTCATGTCCTCAAAGAACTGCACCACACATTTACGGGCGAAGTCACGAGCGTGCAGGACGCAGGTTTCGTCAAAGAGCTTCTGCTCCACGTCGAGGTAGTTGCTCCAGTATCGCGTCTGCAGGGAGGTGGCGTAGTCGTCAAAACAGGGCTTGATGAGGCGTCCTAGTGCTCCCAGTACAATCAGCAAGAGGAGGATGGACCAGCCAACTGCCTAAACAGGGCAAGGAAAGTTAGCTACACAAAGCCAACAAAAGCTATCAGTCAGTTGGTGCAGTGATGAGCCCACAAAGAGTCAGTGAAGCCAGTTCTTTTATTCCTGACACTCCCACaaaagagggtgtgtgtgtgcgtgcgtgtgcgtgtgcgtgcgtgtgtgtgtgcgtgtgtgtgcgtgcgtacAGCCTGATCAGCAGATTGGTGTGACAATTCTTTTACATATGACTCTAAGATTGCAGTCTCAATGTAGCCTCAGATACTAAATGCACAGCTTGTCAGTCAACGTGGTGGTCGGTTTGTGCAGGGTTGAGGGGAGGCCCTATGTATTCTGTGTTCGTGTGTGTTGAATCATACTTTTTAGAACAATGTTGATATTTATCACTATTGTTGACTCTTGTTTAGAATGTGAACTTATCCTTTAATAACTGAAATTTGGGAACACAATGAAATCATTACAAGGAAAAGTCAAATGGGTCAAGAAACACGAGCAGTCAGACAATCAGACAAGTTGGAAACATTTTATCCAGAGGATTTAAACACGTTATTTGGAGGTCAAAATTAAAGAGAGCACCTCAAATGTTGCTAATAAGCCTTCATCGTACATTACACTGTGCGCTAAACTACTGTAAGCTAGAGTTGAAGCAAGAAGTGGGTCTGTTAACTGTCAAAGATGTCCAgggatttattttactgttcaCCATCATTTTCTCTTCCACAAGTTTGTCctacctgtctgattacctgaCTGCTCGTGTTTGTTGCACTATTGCACCTGTTTTTACTGATGTTGCTGCATTTTAACCGTAGTTATTTTTCAAGCTCTGACATATTTCACTCCAAGTTTATATTTTGGATTTCAATTAGAGATTTCTGCTTTATATAGTGATAATGATTAAAATATCTTTCATTTGCACATAATTCTACCACCATACAGATCCGCTATCAGCCAAGAAAACTGATGTAAATTTGATTTGAACTTTATGTATCAGCTGATGTTAGCCTATAGcaaatatattgttattgtcaAATATGTCAGCTGATAACTGTCAGTGAAGATATCTCTGAGATCACTGTGTCTCCATTACAGTTCCACCAGAGAGAACTGACAAGTATTTTTTTAGTTGTTTGGTTATGACAAATGGTTATCTCTCCAATTGATATCGGTCGGTCTGAAAAACCCAGTGAAAAACCTTGTTAAccataaataattatataatgtatGTTATATTAAATAATCATATACCTAGAAATAGAAATCCAAATTAAGCCTTGTATGATTTCAGGCTTTTGGGTTATGACAGGACATCATTGTGAATGTAGGATTCATTGAACAACAATTATAATTTGGTCACAGTCATTCCTGTTTTTTCACAGTGAGACAGAGACCAACACCTCAGAACACTTTGTGCCTCTTCAATGAGTCCCTGACATTGAACATGTCTGCCTTCTGAAGTGTCCTTTCGTTTGTTTCTATTTATCGAGGATATGTCTCAGGACACCCCCAGGCTTCATTTTTTGCCTTAATCCTGTATCACACCATTTAAGTGGCCCTCTGATCAGGCCAGGTGTATGGGAAAAATGAACCGTGTCCCTGATCTGACAGAACACACCACTGAAGGTCTTCAAAAGGATCAAGGTACGTAgtaatgatgtgtttgtgtgtatgtatgtatatacagtatgtaagcATGCTGAGGGTGGAACAGCTTACTTGTGAATAGCAGCGAACGTAACGAGAGACTGCTTTGCGGAAAGAGCTGTTTGTGAAGATAATGTCCTCCTTGCAGGGCACTTTGGCCATGATTTTGATCACATCCAGACTTGTGTTGTTGGGAAAACCTGAAAAAAGCCACCACATGATACATCATCCAGACCAATAATGTGCCATAAATAGATATATAGTAGGAAGAATAGTCATTGTAATATGTATTTCTCTATGTAGAATGTTTATGTAGATACCTGAGAAGAGAGCAGGGTCTACACTGACACTGAAGGCACAGATGAAGATCTTTCCATCCAGCAAAGTCACCAGGATCCACACCATCGGTGCCAGCAGAGCCCTCTGGATCATGGCCGAGAAAAGGTACCTGCAGGAAAACACAAGACCAGTTTTCATTCCCACGTTTTCTACAGCTTGACCCTTAAATGTTACTTTTAGCCTGTCACAGTCTCTGGCTACAAAAGAAAACTATGAGGGAAACACAATAGGATAGTGTCAGCAGCTTGTgcagtaaaaacacattcataaatacatttttgccaATAAATACTGGATAAAAATGAATACTTTACTGCCTGTGTGTCACAGGATGTGGTTaacctagcttagcataaagattggaagCAAAGACTGCTCCGTGAGTGCACAGAACAGTACTCGCGAGTGGAAAGCCATCCTCATGAGGGAGCACATGCACAAATGCCTTCGCCCTGCCTATGTGCTCGCAACTGCTCAACACGCTTGCTCACATAGTCTGCGCTCGCTATCAAGCATAAACTGTTTAAATTAATCTCTAGAGACCTCTGTCTGTCAACAAACATCTCTACTGATGACATGTGCAGAGTTCTGGAAAACAGGAATGGAAATGAGTCTTTTTTTGTCCAAAAGGGAGAATCCAGGAGTGGCGAGGCAGACAAAGGTGAagaaatcaataaaatgcaTGCGCTTACAGAGGAACCGAAGCCGAACTTCACAGaaattgcaacaaaaaaaaatgctggAAGGCTTTTACCAACTTGACTAACTATAAAGGATCAGTTTGAACTAACAGAGGCAAATTATTTGGAAGAGCTGCCAGTTATTATGATGTTACCAGAAGTCACTGTCAGTGCTGTCACTGCAGGGAACCCTGGTAGACTTAGCATCAGGTATATTGAAGCTGAGTGAAAAGATCACTTCAGTCTTCCATGGAGTAGGAAGACTGGCTATGAAAGTTAAGGCCAGAAGATATCTACCCAGAGTGAGAGTGAAGACACCAACAGGTACAGAAAGAGCTCACATACTTGTCTGCTTTGGTCTACAAGCAATTGAGGAAATTCTTCCTAGAAACTAAACTGGAAGATTTAAAAGTTTAATCCCTTATGTTCAAATTGATACTTTCAATCTACTGTGCACTCACATGCGTAGTATAGTTACAACGGTTTGTAATCCAAAAAAAGGTGATGACCTTGAAAGTTTAATGTCAGAATAACTAATGTGTTTCTCTGAAACAGTCTTAGTAAATTAAAGTTTTGACTCACTTAACCACAGCAGGATTTTTGGATCTGTTACCAACAGGTCTCATCCACTCCTCCATCATGACGCCTGTATGCCGGTTGACCAGGACCCCCAAGAAGAACAGTATGATGGGCGGGACGATCATCACTCCCAGGGAGTACAGTTTGTTGTACTGAGGAAGGCACGGGCAGTTAAAGTCAAAGCTTGTGTAGAGCTTGACACTGACCAAGGCCAGGATGATACAGATCCCATTGGATATAGACTCAGAGTTGGACTGGAAGTACTGCAGGACTAACTTCAGACGCTCCATAGCTGAAGGAAATGTTCAGGGTGGTAGAAGTAGAAGCAGACACAAGTAGAAATAGCTGATCCAACTGCTGCTGGGGTTTTTAATTCAACCAGTGAATACAGAGAAAGTTCCAGTAGTGAGATATAGTGTTACATAATGTTTTACCTCACAAATCCTTTGAAGTAAACTCCACAATGTAGCAGCCTCAGTAAACAACCTGAGCTTTTGTGTGCAGATAGCAGTGACGGAGTGAGTCCTGCAGTGATCCAGGGAGAGTCTGAGAATGTATGAATACACCTGACCAGGTGACAGAGCTGTGCGGCCACACCCTGCCTCACTGGCAAAGCAGCACTCACATCAAAGGCTTACTGAGAAAAGGAGCAACAGCAGTAGTTCCTGTTACGGCTGTATGGGGCCTGAAACTCTAAGCATTTGGGACTGTACAGTAGATGAGCCATCACTGTTGGTTtgaatttaatattaatgtttaatccCTTGTGTTCATAGTTTAGGGCTCATTTCTTCTGGTTCAAACAGTCAATCCAGGAAGCACCGTTTAGAAAGTTGACATTGTAATTCTGAGGGTGCAATGGCATGTATCCTCTGAGGACCATGTGTACACTATAAATGATCAAATCAGCCCACTCTGAAGAACCGTTTCCAGCTATAAAGCTCGGTGTTGAAAAGTATTTTATCTGCATCATGAGATAAGGAACGAATGCTACTCAAAGGCCTATAAGAAACATGTTTTGGAGCTTAGGCTCACAAGGAAAGCATTTCGACTCCATTCAAGAAATCAGAACCTAACAGGCCAATATGTTTATGCAAatgctggggaaaaaaacaccacatagATATCAagtttactttatttatataaaagacatgaaaaaaaacatgcttcACCTGCATGAAAGTGCTTTGATTACAACATTGTTATAGATAATCTGTTCTGAATGGCCAAATAAATCAAGAGGACTAACCGGACACGTCACTACAGCTTTGTGTGGTTAAACA is part of the Micropterus dolomieu isolate WLL.071019.BEF.003 ecotype Adirondacks linkage group LG15, ASM2129224v1, whole genome shotgun sequence genome and harbors:
- the calhm3 gene encoding calcium homeostasis modulator protein 3, which translates into the protein MERLKLVLQYFQSNSESISNGICIILALVSVKLYTSFDFNCPCLPQYNKLYSLGVMIVPPIILFFLGVLVNRHTGVMMEEWMRPVGNRSKNPAVVKYLFSAMIQRALLAPMVWILVTLLDGKIFICAFSVSVDPALFSGFPNNTSLDVIKIMAKVPCKEDIIFTNSSFRKAVSRYVRCYSQAVGWSILLLLIVLGALGRLIKPCFDDYATSLQTRYWSNYLDVEQKLFDETCVLHARDFARKCVVQFFEDMREDAVLCLPHPSFITNSRSEWEDEEEERLHGISKQEQVDQLLNKWYYSKPELDVTRIAHRPRMCVTWEDRNGKPLYSDV